Sequence from the Cucumis sativus cultivar 9930 chromosome 1, Cucumber_9930_V3, whole genome shotgun sequence genome:
ttattattttacttcatAAACtaacttttaacattttgttaattggacttttcatattctttaaaCTCTATCAATCTAATCTTACCGTTAATTGGACTTTCAACTTTCATTTAACTTATTGACaaacaaatttgtatatatcaaatataattgacaaacaaatttgtatatatcaaatataattgaaacttattgttaaaacaactttttgataatgatatttgttttgggACGTAGGGATATGATGCCAAATGATTTGGAAAAAGTTAAGTTCCTACAATTTATACACGAAgagataattaatttgtttttactttttcatttttattatggtTGTtagtaattatatttgaatgtaTCAGATAGAGATGGATTTCTGATATGGAATCTCGTATCTGTGTTTCATAAACTAAAGCATTTATGAGTGGTAATAAAATGGGAAATTTAAAGGTGATCCTAGAATATCTATCTGATGTTCTTTCACCACAAAAGTCATACTTTAATAAAGCTTAGGATatcaaaagagagagagagagagagagaagaagttTACTTTTTGAAGACTAAAAGAATTTGTTGTCCCAGTAAGCTTTATTAAGAAGTTTACTCTCTATTTGTAATGTGTTTTTGTCCTCCTTTTGGAGTCCgattaattaaaaggaaacaatAGCTAATAGCagtttgtattttctttctttaatacaaaatctcatataaaaaatacaaaaaaaaatctcatataaaatcaaattgtgCCGCACATTTGTGTCAAACCAAATCGAAACCAAATCTCTTTTGtctaaatattataattgaaatcCTGGGTAAacattatacataaataagAGTCCTACAAagttaaaaacataaattaaattaattttgtaattaagtaCAAAACATACATCGAACTTCCAAagttaatcaaaataatttctataaaGTTATACTTATACCCTATCCTAAGTTATacttgtatatttaattatttatatacatatgtttaattttttaaataaaacagtTTGGTTTGGTTTAAAAATCGATTTAATATACTAAACCGAATCGAATCGTATAAAAAtcagttttaatttaatacaaactGAATCAAACTGCATGCATTGGATTTCAGTTTGATTTATCTATTGGTTCGGTTttcaactaatttttaaaCGTTTTTATTAACTATCATCGGtagtaaattattaataacaattgatagcatacttttttattttaaaattatcaccAAGATTCGTTAATAGTGTATCACTGatagttttcaatttgaaaaaatcgAAAATGTGTAtccaaaatggtaaaaatcgAAAATGTGTATGGGAAATGGTGAGTTGAACGtgagtttttttattcttttattaatttttgtacaCCATAtgtgattattttattttgtcctGTTTATGGtactaacatatatattttgatttttttttacatttatgtaaCAATGCAtaaagtaaatataataactaattaagTATTTAGTTAGCTTCCAAGTATGGCCTAATTGACCATCGtttgtttgttattgtttttttttttcccttagaGCTTCCCAAgttataatcttttttataataatacaaaagaattatcgataagattattaaaagaaaaaaacaccaTTTAGCTTAGAAGTTGTATGGGTATCCTAAGCTTTATATTCcacaagttttattttattctaatttctttCTGCGAAAggtaaatttgagaaaatatttatatgtcatcaagaaatcaataaatcaaGTGTAATTGATAGATtcttgtattttatattttttttaaaaaaaaccatatagAAAACATAGAATTAGaccatttctattttgaaagaGGTTTTGATCTCTATTTCTAATGATAGGGCTGTTTGGGAAGTAAAGAAAGTCCTATCCACTTTTGGGAAATTAATAAGCTTAATCTCCCTTATTTCCTTCCTAATCTTCTCTTCCTTCACTAAATAAGTATTTGTTTGGtaacgtttttgtttttttgtttatgttttcatcttttacGAAACAAAGATGTTTAGTAACGTTTTCTATTTCTCgttctaaaataaatagatacgtttttcattttataaagaattattggaaacaaaataaactagTTTCTCGTGTTCcgtttctcaattatttttattgatttcattttctttttttttcaaatatttttatcggttttttttcttttttcaattatttttattgattttcttttcttttttcaattatttttattggttttcttttccttttttttttcaattattttccttCGTTTccctttccattttttcaattatttttattggtttttctttttttttaattgtttttctatttccttttccattttctcacACGATCTCTTTTTTCATCCTCttatttccatcttcttcctcaaatAACCATTCTCCACGTAGCTTCgtttttcttctcatcttATCTCCATCGTCTTCCTTTTCCTCTCAttatcttcatcatcttcctcaTCACTTATCATTCATCTTCCTCTACATGACGTTTTCCTCTTCATCATGGATTTTAATCATACTCTTCATCGTGggttttcatctttcttctcGCTGGCTCTGTCCTTCAGatctcaatcttcatcttGATCTCCATAAGATTACcagaaggttttttttttatctaggtttgataaagtgAGTGATgtaatgtttaattgaattagatattaataaaataacattagaaaaataaaaaataaatttataagaaaataaggaaacaataaacagttatcaaactcattttatgtttatgttttttttttccaagaaacaagaagcataaacagttatcaaacacatttatgtttcttgttctaaaaaaagaagaaacaaggaATATGGAATAAGAAACCAGAAATGAAAACGATACCAAATGGGCCATAATTTTTTCAGTCGCATcaaaattttttcttttttcaaaatataattatcttttcatttttccacaactattttatatatatccacgtataaatataattgtcaaatttctaacaaaattcaactcttcaatttaattaaacaaaaacaaaaaaatataaagggaactttttaaaaagagtaggttttaccaaatatttatagtctataataaattctatcaccgatagtcattgatatggtATAGTGATATAATCCaagattttgttataactagtaaatattttgatttattttgctatttttaaaagtgcCCCAAAATATAAATCCAACGGCActaaaaatccaaattaaatcattaattaaatattcaacttccaaatatttaattaattttaatttcataaaactataaattataaataaaatattccaTGATTTGTCCATCCCACGTGAGTCTGCTTTTGTATtggttttgattgtttttgcATTATCTTGATGTATGATGTAATTAACGTTCGCTGTTTAATTGcattccaaatatttttttttcttcatatttcattttgtttcaatgCTATTATGTTCATCGTCGTTTGTGTTAAATTGATTGTTAATGATAGATAACACAATTCTCCGATATTGCACTTACAAcatcaatttaatatatatgcataatTTATTTCGCATCTAACAcgtcaattaatttattgacaTGAAAAACTTGCGTATAAAACGTTCAAAATTGACATTGTATTTAcgaaaattaatgaaaaatgtttttcaacaaaagtttcaaattttggtaaattaaaaatactaatatttgtgtattgaatttataatacgaattttttaaaaagaaaaaaaaaatcaacagtacgaattaaaaaaaaaactttctcaTCATCTTTCTCACATAATCCCTCcctcaaacaataattatcatAATCCTCTTCATTTATTTCCTTCTCAAACCATGGTTATAataattctttcctttttataatttgttttctattgTTCCTTTCCTTCCCCAAACGGCCCCTCCAAAATATTAACCATAGCTttgaataattctttttaagaaatgaaatattaatcaaagCCAATTCGTATTTTAAACAGTTTGGTTCTTTCAATAAACATTAAGTTCACTTTCTTtaggaaaattattattattgtttaattaattttgataaaaattaaaattgagagggtaattttttaaaaaaaaaaagtgattttttttctattttgaaaaaaaaaacaatttaaaatttattaaaaatatataaggtaagatgaatatttaaaaacattaaaacgAGAATTGAACAAACGTTAACATCGGGAgactaaaatgatatttttaatcttattatttttaatacaatCAACATTGGTCATGTTTAATAATTcaacaatgaaattaaaaaatattaaaaattcttttaatttttaattttttcaatattggttaaaattatataataaaataaaaattttaaagatgaaagcttaattaaaaataaaataaaaaatatatttttaaattttgatttgttttcaaatatctaaTCTGGTATCAATAGTAATATTTAACAGTTTTAAATATGTACATCATGTTGTTTAAATACGTATTGTccgttttttaaaattacaaataccAATTATCTTAATAAAAACGATTACATTATCACTAACAAATGtgattatattgtaaatatagttttgtttgattcatgcattgaaatttcaaataaagcaaaaattCTTACTATTCTAACATAATTTATTCTTTgtagatttaattaattttatgaaacttAGATGGGGAGttgttatagtttatttacttaatttgGAATATTTAAATACCTAACCATTTAATCTCTATACCTTAACATTTGTAACATATAGACTATAAATACTTTGtcaattattctatttataaaaatcttttattaattattatagaaaattaaaaaaaaaaaaaagttacatgtgaatttttattacttaataTCTTAGTTTTTATACAAAAGTAGACAATTTAGATCTCAAATAAAAAGGTAGTTTTAAATtcatctaattattttaatttatttaattaaactattagTTACCGAACAGTAAGTATAGAGtaaattattactattgttTAATTGAGTATAATTGAACTGTATAAACTATATACTTCAAAATTAGAGATTTCATTCTCTCACctgataaattatataaaatacattaaatttttattatcaagGAAATtaaagaaccaaaataatttttaacatatttttttttgtttcttcttattattctgtcagaaaaagtaaattgaattatattttattatttaaaaaaccaaCATGTTATCATAAATGaatatctattattaaaaaatttaaatccaCGAGggaatctaaaatttgaatggcTTCTAAtaagatttgtttttaatttcaattataaatcaataaaattttaaagaaattaagattaaaataatattatagtTCTAATATATTTGTAGTCAATTGTTTATAATTACATCCGGAGAATATATCTCAgaatctttattaaaaaataaaagataatcaaGGTGTAGGAAATAatgatttaaagaaaaaaataaaaaagtagtaattaaagggaagagaaaaaaggaaaagaaaaatagagcaAAAGAGTTTAACAAAAAGATCAGAATTTTAGTTAGTCTGTCGGGGGTAAAACCGTAAAATCAGTCCCAATTTAAAGGCTTTCCGTTACGTAAGTCTGTTCTTCTCCCGTTGCCGATTCCTGTTTCTCTGACCCAATACGccattctctctttctctctttctctctttcttcaaaatgtttacatatcttttgtagagagagagagagggatgaacatgaagaagaagatgaagacaTAGTCACAGTTCTTTCCCAAATATCTCTCTCACCATCCctaaattttctatataacAACAAAAACCCTAACACAcaatttcatcatctcaaactctctttcttaattttgtttgctttGCCCTAACAATTACACAATTTTGCATTGTTCATTGTTCGATCACCGCCGGTTCAGTTCCGGCATGATGGACCCGAATCTTTGGCGTGCCTTTTCTGGCAATTCTGCTCACATCCACACTGTCGGTTCTGAAGTTTACTATTTCGTTCAAGGACATCTTGAACAAGCTACTTACGTCCCGACACTTTCTCGGTCAGTTCTTTCTAACCCTATTACTAAATGTATCGTTTCTGCTGCTGATTACACTGCGGATCCACTTTCTGATGAGGTCTGTCTTAAGCTCAATCTTAATCCAATTCCTCCTGGTCAGAGTGTGTCTCAAGTGGTTCATCCATTTAGTAGTTGTGATGATGGTAATGGGCAGAGGAATAGAATCGAGAAGTTTGCTAAGGTTCTTACGTCTTCTGATGCTAATAATGGCGGTGGATTTTCTGTGCCGCGTTTTTGTGCCGATTCTATTTTTCCTCCGTTGAATTATCAGGTTGAACCGCCAGTACAGACTTTGGCGATTACTGATGTTCATGGAGTTGTTTGGAATTTTCGTCACATTTACCGTGGGACGCCGAGGCGGCATTTGCTTACTACTGGGTGGAGTAAGTTCGTGAATAATAAGAAGTTGATTGCTGGTGATGCTGTCATTTTCGCCAGGGATTCTAGCAGGGATATTTTTGTTGGCATTCGCCGAAGCTCTAAGAGCAGTGGAGGCGGTGATTGCAGTAAATGGAATAGCCAGGTTGGTGGAGGAGGAAGGTGCAATGTGGAGGAGAAACGTTCTGGAGATAGAAGTACTGACGTTTTCACCCGAACTAATATTGGGAAGGTGCCAGCCGAGACAGTTGCTACTGCTGCGGAGTTGGCCGCCGAATTTAAGCCATTCGAGGTGGTTTATTATCCTAGGATTGGTACATCTGAATTTGTTATACCAGCTGAGAAAGTGAACAATTCGTTGAATTATCAGTGGTATCCTGGGATTAGAGTGAAAATGCCTGTGGAGACGGAGGATTCTTTGAAGACGCAATGGTATCAAGGGACTGTAACCTCAGCATCTGTTCCTATCCAAGGTCCTTGGAAGGGTTCTCCATGGCGTATGCTTGAGGTAAAACTTTCCTTTGTTAACCTATATCTCGGAGCTAGCTATCATGTCTACTTTTGAATCATTTCTATTATCTTTCCTTTCTTAGTTGAATTTTGCTTCGTTTGATTGCTTGAGTCTCTCAATCGTTTTCTTTGTATTTAGCTTTATCTGTAGCTTCTTACGTTTTCAATTACCCTCTCATTGTTGAACATGCATCGTGTATAGTGTCTGTCTGGATTATTTGGTGTTGGATAATGTGGGGTTTGGTTGCTAGGTGTGTTATCACTTATCAGGTTGGTTGATCTGATAAAATGTGCTTGTAAGTAAATGTGTAGCTCTGTTGGGTTATATATTACGGCTTTGGTGGTTGAGACAGTTCTTAAACAATTGATTTAGTTGGATGACACTTGAGtacttttgttatataaacATACCAGATAACAAGCCAACATAGGAGAATTCAAATAGGACGTCTTTTTTGTAAGTGCGAAACATGAATTTTGGGAGCTGTTGATTTAATCTAATGAATCTGGGTGTTGCTTAAAATGGGGGGTGTCTCTTTTCCCTTATGTCAGTTAGGGATTTACATTTCATGCGGTTCTTAGAAGTTCTTTATCactatttattatcattatttttgtttttttcatgtaatttcttttttccttagGTTACATGGGAAGAAACTGATGCTCTGCAGAGTGCTAAGTTTGTGAGCCCTTGGGAAGTTGAACTTGCTTCGCCCTCTCCTCCCATACCCCCTCCTCTTCACTCAGCAAAGAAATATAGAATTCCCCAGAAATCTGGGATGGTGAATGCTGAAGCTGATCTGTTTTCACCTATGATGAGATTCGGTGATTCAACAATGGGGCAATTCAATCGATCATTGAtgaattttaactcttttcCTGCTGGCATGCAGGGAGCCAGGCAAATCTTTTTCCGTGAATCTGGGTCATCCAATCCACATAATGAAATTTCTCCACCAACATCTGATGAAAATTCCATGTTGAAGCTGAACACAGCTCCAAATACACAAACGGTGTCCACTGATCTCCATATTGGTAGTGTGCAATCGGATACCTTATCGCCTGATAGTCAGGCTAGTGTTCTTTCCTTTGCCACAGGAACAGCTGAGAACCAGAGCTGCAACTCAACTAAAGCTGGAGTAAATTCATTTCAATTGTTTGGTCAAATCATCTATACGAGTCCTCCTGCCGAAAATGAACTTGACAATGGTGCTGACAGTGATGATGGTGACAAGAAGCGTAAACGGTCAATTGATCTTTGATCAGTACAATTCTTCTTGTTGTGTGCTAGAATGGGAGCCTCGGGAgtcaaatgttttcttttagtaaaTAGTAGTTACATCTTTGTCTTGCGTAGAAGCAGCTGTACAGGTACGTATGTCTTCCTATCCTTTATACTTTGGCATGTTGATAATGAAATGTGGATAAGTTTAGAAGGTACTTCATGGATAAGTTAAGTTATATAATTGTGTTCT
This genomic interval carries:
- the LOC101216118 gene encoding auxin response factor 17; its protein translation is MMDPNLWRAFSGNSAHIHTVGSEVYYFVQGHLEQATYVPTLSRSVLSNPITKCIVSAADYTADPLSDEVCLKLNLNPIPPGQSVSQVVHPFSSCDDGNGQRNRIEKFAKVLTSSDANNGGGFSVPRFCADSIFPPLNYQVEPPVQTLAITDVHGVVWNFRHIYRGTPRRHLLTTGWSKFVNNKKLIAGDAVIFARDSSRDIFVGIRRSSKSSGGGDCSKWNSQVGGGGRCNVEEKRSGDRSTDVFTRTNIGKVPAETVATAAELAAEFKPFEVVYYPRIGTSEFVIPAEKVNNSLNYQWYPGIRVKMPVETEDSLKTQWYQGTVTSASVPIQGPWKGSPWRMLEVTWEETDALQSAKFVSPWEVELASPSPPIPPPLHSAKKYRIPQKSGMVNAEADLFSPMMRFGDSTMGQFNRSLMNFNSFPAGMQGARQIFFRESGSSNPHNEISPPTSDENSMLKLNTAPNTQTVSTDLHIGSVQSDTLSPDSQASVLSFATGTAENQSCNSTKAGVNSFQLFGQIIYTSPPAENELDNGADSDDGDKKRKRSIDL